The Mesorhizobium sp. B2-8-5 genome segment CCGGTGACGCTGGCGGACGGCAGCGCCGCCCGCCCGATAGCTGCCGCCACGTCCGGCCACTTCCTCGATCTGCCAAAGGACTAAGGCCATGCGCATCCCCGTTTGCATCGCTCTGCTCCTGGCCGGTTTCGCCGGCGGCTGCACCAGCGACGACTATGTCCGCACCGAAGGGGTGACGCTCGGAGTCGGCAACGCACAGGCGTCCAACACCGCCATGCAGATGGTCGATCCGTGGAAGTACGGCGTGCAGAACACCCGGCTTCTCGTGCCGGCCCAGCGTCCGGGTTCCGAGAGCACCGCCGTCGGTGCGAAGGCCGGCTCGGGGTCGGCGCCGACGACATCATCATCAACGACATCGGACTGATGGGCTGACGACGATGGCATCTGGTAGCAAGACCAAGAAGATCCTGCTCGTTTCGACGGACACGACGTTCTTGCAAGACACACGGACAGCTTTCGCGGCCTCCGAGGTCATCGAGCTTTTGACGCTGGAAAAGAGTGTCAACGAGCTGCGCGGCGAGATCCTCGAGACGGACTTCGGCACGGTCATCGTCGACATGGATGCAGCCAAGCTCGAGGAAATCGAGTCGCTGCAGCGCGTCATGCGACGGCTGGAAGGCAGCATTCCGGTGATCGTCGTGACCCAGGAATTCAACGCGGCGGCGGTGCGTATCCTGGTGCAGCTCAAGGTCGCCGATTTCCTGGTCAAGCCGATCACCACGGCCGACCTCGTGCGTTCCGTCATCCGTGCGCTGCAAGGGCCGGGGCGGGAAGAGAACACCGAATCGCACATCTACACGTTCATGCCGGCCGCCGGCGGCGTCGGCACCACCACGCTCGCCTTGCAGACGGCGTTCCAACTGCATCATTCGGTGACGCGCGGCGCCTCGACATGCGTCGTCGACCTCAATTTCCAGCAAGGCGCCTGCGCCGAATATCTCGATCTCGAACCGCGCTTCGACATTACGGAAATCGAGAACCAGCCGGAGCGCCTCGACCGGCAATTGCTTGACGTGATGCTGTCCAAGCATGCGAGCGGGCTGTGCGTGCTAGCCGCTCCCACGCGCCCGTCGGACATGCGCTCGTTCAAGACCGATGTCGTGGTGCGCATGCTCGACCTCGTGGCGGCCTATTTCGACAATGTCGTCATCGACATGCCGCGTACATGGTTTCCCTGGACCGAGACGGTGCTGCTCGGCTCGAACAAGCTCTATATCGTCGCCGAGATGACGGTGCCCTGCCTGCGCCATACGCAGCGTCTCATCCAGGCCGTCTATGAGACCGCCGGCAAGGAAGTGAAGCCCAACGTCATCGTCAACCGTTTCGAGCAGAAGATGTTCGATAGCGGCATCAAGCAGGCTGACGTCCAGGAGATTCTCGGCGAGCATTTCGTTGGCGGCATCTCCAACAATTACCGGCTGGTGCGCGAGGCGGTCGACCGCGGCGTGCCGCTGCACGCCATCGACCCCAACGCCAATGTCGTCAACGACCTGAAGAAGATCATCCTGCCGGAGGAGGCCGTCCAGATGATGGCCAAGTCGAAGTCGCTGTTCGGCCTGGGCAAGGGCTTGCTGAAGAGGAAGGCAGGATGAACAGCCGCTTTTCCAACCTGCAGAGCCGCGACGTTCGTCCGCAGCGGGCGCTCGAATCCGCGCCGGTGACGCACAATGCCGTGATCATCCCGACGACCCGCAAGCCGGCGCCGCCGAAGCCTGAAGCAGCGCCTGCAAAGAGCGCCAACAAGGTGCTCGATGCGCGTGTGCGTATCCATCGCATGCTGCTCGAGGAGATCAACCTCGTGGCGCTAGAGCGGCTGCCCCGGGATGAAATGCGCCGGCAGGTGCATGAATTCGTCTCGGAAAAGACGCGCAATGAGCGGATGGCGATCAACAACGCCGAACTCGACGCCCTGGTCGACGACATCGTCGACGAGATGGTGGGCCTCGGCCCGCTGGAGCCGCTGCTCAAGGACCCCGAGATCAACGATATCCTGATCAACGGCCACCAGAACTGCTTCGTCGAAAAGCGCGGCAAGCTGCAGCAGGTCAACATCCCGTTCAAGGATGAGGCACATCTACTTCGAATCATTAATAAAATCGTCGCGGCGGTCGGCCGCCGCGTCGATGAATCGCAGCCGATGGTCGACGCCCGCATGCTCGACGGCTCGCGCTTCAACGCGGCGATCCGCCCGGTCGGCGTCGACGGGCCGCTGGTGTCGATCCGCAAATTCTCCAAGAACAAGCTCGGCCTGCACAAACTGGTCGAATTCGGCGCCATCACCCAGAACATGGCCGAGGTGCTGGCGGCGGCGGTGCATGCCCGCAAGACCACGATCATCTCCGGCGGCACCGGCACGGGCAAGACGACGATGCTCAATGCCTTGTCGGCCTTCATTCCGGAAGACGAGCGCTTGATCACCATCGAGGACGCGGCCGAGCTGCAATTGCAGCAGCCGCATGTCGCGCGCATGGAAACGCGCCCGGCCAATATCGAGGGCCACGGCGAATTGAAGCAGCGCGACCTGGTCAAGAACGCGCTGCGCATGCGCCCCGATCGCGTCATCCTCGGCGAGTGCCGCGGCGAGGAGGCCTTCGACATGCTGCAGGCGATGAACACCGGTCATGAAGGCTCGATGGCCACCATCCATGCCAACACGCCGCGCGATGCCATCTCGCGTCTGGAACAGATGCTCGGCATGACCGGCATGCCGATGACCGTGCAGTCGATCCGCAGCCAGATCTCCAGCGCCATCGACATCATTGTCCAGCTGACGCGCCTGTCCGACGGCAAGCGCAAGGTGACCAGCGTCGCCGAAGTGACCGGCATGGAAGGCGACGTCATCCAGATGCAGGAGATCTTCCGCTTCGTGCGCACCGGCATGGAGGCGGACGGAAAGATCCTCGGCCACTTCGAAGCGACCGGTATCCGGCCACGCTTCCTCGAGGACCTGCGCAACATGGGTATCGAATTCCCGGGCAAGTATTTCGAACCCGGCCGGCCGCAGGACTAGGCCGGTGTTCGAGGGATTCAGCCCGGTCTACGTCGTCTACGCCGCGGCGGCGCTCACCGGCATCATGATCGCCGAGGGCCTTTATTTGCTCTATGCCGGGCGCAGCGACAAGCGCACGGCCATCAACCGCCGCATGAAGCTCGCGGAGAATAAGATCAGCCAGGAGCAGGTGCTGATCCAGCTGCGCAAGGAACGCGGGATCGACGGCGGCGGCTCCATCTTTTCCCTCGACCGCTTCCGCGCCCTGCGCACGCAGTCCGGCATGACCACGCCGCTGCCGAAGTTCCTGACGATCACCTCGGGCGTGGCCGCGGCGCTGGCGCTTGTCGGCATCTGGAAGGGCCTGCCGCTCCTGTTCGGCCTCATCCTGTTTGTCTTGCTGTTGCCGGTGCTGCCGGTAATGGCCATGCGCTTCCTGCGCAAGCGCCGGCACAAGCGGTTCGGCATGCAACTGCCCGAGGCGCTGGAGCTGATCACGCGCGGCCTGAAGGCCGGCCATCCGGTGCCGGTGGCGATTGCCATGGTGTCGCGCGAAATGGCCGATCCGATCGGCACCGAGTTCGGCGTCGTCGCCGACGAGGTGACCTATGGCTCCGACCTGGTCTCGGCGCTGAACAACCTTTTCGACCGGGTGGGGCATGAGGACCTGCCGCTGTTCGTCACGGCGGTGTCGATCCAGAGCAGTTCGGGCGGCAATCTGCGCGAGATCCTCGACGGCCTGTCGGCGACGATCCGCGACCGCGGCAAGCTGCGCCGCAAGGTGCGCGCCATTTCGACGGAAGGGCGCATGTCGGCTTACATCCTGACCGCGGTCCCCGTGCTTCTGTTCACCGCCATCATGGTGCTGATGCCGCAATTCTACCAGGATGTCTGGGACGTGCCGAAGACCTGGTACATGCTGAGCGGCTCCGTGATCTGGCTGCTGCTCGGCAACGCCATCATGTTCAAGATGTCGAATTTCAGGTTCTGAAATGGAAGACGTCATCCGCTTCCTCGCTTCGCTCGCGCCGACCTCGCCGATGCCGGTCGCCGTGCTGCTCCTTGTGCTGGGCGGCGGCGCCGTCGCCTGGCCGCTGGTGCTCGCCAAGGGCGATCGCGGCGACGTCAAGCGCCGGCTGAAGGTGGAGATTTTGCAGCCGGCCGAGCAGGCGGAGCCGGCGCCCAAGAAGAGCACCAACGCCGTGCGCGAGAAGGCGGTGAAACGGGCGCAGGAGTTCTATGCCAAGAGCGATCCGGAAAATGTCGCGCGGCTGCGCCTGAAGCTCATCCAGGCCGGCTACATGGAGCCGCGCGCCGTCGGCATGTTCTTCCTGATCCGTTTCGCCGCGCTGGTCGGCGCGGCGTTCGGCGCATTCCTGGTCAACCACTGGGCGGCCAGCGCCGAGTCGACCATGACCAGCCGCTGGACCTTCATTATCCTGTCGGCTGCAGGCGGCTATTTCCTGCCTGGCCTGGTGCTGACGCAGAAGGTTCGGGAAAAGATGCGCGAATACCGCAACGGCTTTCCCGATTTCATGGATTTGATGATCGTCTGCTCCGATGCCGGCATGAGCATGGAAGCCGGCATCGAGCGGGTCTCCAGGGAGCTTGCCAGGACCTATCCGTCGCTCAGCCAGAACCTGATCCTGGTGTCGCTGGAGTTGCGGGCCGGGCGCAGCCTCGACGACGCGCTGAAGGCGCTTGCCGACCGCCTCAGCCTCGACGAGGTTCGCTCCTTCGCGACGCTGCTGCAGCAATCCAAGGAACTTGGCACCAGCCTGTCGGGCTCGCTGCGCGTCTTTTCCGACGAAATGCGGCACAAGCGCATGTCGCTGGCCGAGGAGAAGGCGCATGCCCTGCCGGCCAAGATGTCAGTCCCGGTGACGGTCTGCATCCTGCCGGTGGTGCTGATGATCGCCATCATACCGATCATCGTGAAGCTGACCGCGCACTAAAGATTCAGGCGAGGCCGGTCTGCAAATGGCGGCCTCCTGCGCTTCCGGCCTCGCCGGCCGAAGCGCTCGTGAGTGTCTCCGCTCTATGAAGTACGGCCGGCGTAGGCCGGTTCTCGGAACCCGTCGCTTTCGGCTCGGCCTGACCTGAATCCGGGCAACCGTGGTTAACGCATCCTCTGCGGGCAACCAAAATTTAGCTGCATTTCGGCACCGAAGCTTAATCGCTCTTCTGTATGGTTTTTCCTGAAGAACGACCCGGACAAATCGGGCGATGGGGCAGGGGCATGCGTCAGAGACTTCCCAGGGCAGCGGCAGCGTTGGCGGCCGTGTTGATGATTACCGGCTGCACGACGAACAACAACGTCGACACGACCAAGACCACGGCGATCCAGCCGGTGGCCAAGGATGTCAGCGCCAACGACCTCGTTGAAGGCAAGGCGCAGTTCCGCGAGGCGAATTTCGGCCTTGCCGAACAGCATTTCCGCAAGGCGGTAGAACTCAAATCCGACAATGCCGAGGCCTGGATGGGGCTTGCCGCATCTTATGACGAGCTTGGCCGCTTCGACTTCGCCGATCGCGCCTATATGCAGCTGTTGAAGGTCGCCGGGCGCAAGCCGCAGATCGTCAACAATATGGGTTATTCGCAGCTTCTGCGCGGCAACAAGAAGAAGGCGCGCGCGCTGCTGCTCGAAGCCAAGGCCGGCATGGCCGACCAGACGGTGGTCAACGCCAATCTGGCGCTGCTCGACAAGGGCTGATCCGTCTGCGGGTTCTCGTTTCCCGTGTATCCTCACGGGATTTCGCCTCACATATCGACGCTTTGTAAACCCTGTGTCGAGGTAGCGTTGGGCATCGTCCGAAAACGGTTTGCGCCAGCCGCAGTCAGCCTACATTGGAGGACGGGCACCGGTTAGACGCTAGAGGCAGTTCTTCACGGATGTTGGATTTCAGTTCGCTCCTGCTCGCGGCGGCGCTGTCGGGCACATGCCTCAGCATCACCATGTTTGCAATCTGGCTCACCACGCCGCGGGCGCGCTTCGTGCTCACGGTTGCCTGCGGCACCCTGGTGCTCGTCGCCCATGTCGTCGCGTTCTGGCGCTATGCCAAGGATGCCGGTCCCTGGCTGTGCCAGG includes the following:
- a CDS encoding AAA family ATPase: MASGSKTKKILLVSTDTTFLQDTRTAFAASEVIELLTLEKSVNELRGEILETDFGTVIVDMDAAKLEEIESLQRVMRRLEGSIPVIVVTQEFNAAAVRILVQLKVADFLVKPITTADLVRSVIRALQGPGREENTESHIYTFMPAAGGVGTTTLALQTAFQLHHSVTRGASTCVVDLNFQQGACAEYLDLEPRFDITEIENQPERLDRQLLDVMLSKHASGLCVLAAPTRPSDMRSFKTDVVVRMLDLVAAYFDNVVIDMPRTWFPWTETVLLGSNKLYIVAEMTVPCLRHTQRLIQAVYETAGKEVKPNVIVNRFEQKMFDSGIKQADVQEILGEHFVGGISNNYRLVREAVDRGVPLHAIDPNANVVNDLKKIILPEEAVQMMAKSKSLFGLGKGLLKRKAG
- a CDS encoding CpaF family protein — translated: MNSRFSNLQSRDVRPQRALESAPVTHNAVIIPTTRKPAPPKPEAAPAKSANKVLDARVRIHRMLLEEINLVALERLPRDEMRRQVHEFVSEKTRNERMAINNAELDALVDDIVDEMVGLGPLEPLLKDPEINDILINGHQNCFVEKRGKLQQVNIPFKDEAHLLRIINKIVAAVGRRVDESQPMVDARMLDGSRFNAAIRPVGVDGPLVSIRKFSKNKLGLHKLVEFGAITQNMAEVLAAAVHARKTTIISGGTGTGKTTMLNALSAFIPEDERLITIEDAAELQLQQPHVARMETRPANIEGHGELKQRDLVKNALRMRPDRVILGECRGEEAFDMLQAMNTGHEGSMATIHANTPRDAISRLEQMLGMTGMPMTVQSIRSQISSAIDIIVQLTRLSDGKRKVTSVAEVTGMEGDVIQMQEIFRFVRTGMEADGKILGHFEATGIRPRFLEDLRNMGIEFPGKYFEPGRPQD
- a CDS encoding type II secretion system F family protein gives rise to the protein MFEGFSPVYVVYAAAALTGIMIAEGLYLLYAGRSDKRTAINRRMKLAENKISQEQVLIQLRKERGIDGGGSIFSLDRFRALRTQSGMTTPLPKFLTITSGVAAALALVGIWKGLPLLFGLILFVLLLPVLPVMAMRFLRKRRHKRFGMQLPEALELITRGLKAGHPVPVAIAMVSREMADPIGTEFGVVADEVTYGSDLVSALNNLFDRVGHEDLPLFVTAVSIQSSSGGNLREILDGLSATIRDRGKLRRKVRAISTEGRMSAYILTAVPVLLFTAIMVLMPQFYQDVWDVPKTWYMLSGSVIWLLLGNAIMFKMSNFRF
- a CDS encoding type II secretion system F family protein: MEDVIRFLASLAPTSPMPVAVLLLVLGGGAVAWPLVLAKGDRGDVKRRLKVEILQPAEQAEPAPKKSTNAVREKAVKRAQEFYAKSDPENVARLRLKLIQAGYMEPRAVGMFFLIRFAALVGAAFGAFLVNHWAASAESTMTSRWTFIILSAAGGYFLPGLVLTQKVREKMREYRNGFPDFMDLMIVCSDAGMSMEAGIERVSRELARTYPSLSQNLILVSLELRAGRSLDDALKALADRLSLDEVRSFATLLQQSKELGTSLSGSLRVFSDEMRHKRMSLAEEKAHALPAKMSVPVTVCILPVVLMIAIIPIIVKLTAH